TTGCGGTCCACGCTCCATGCCCGGCTGCTCATGTCCCTTGTCCTGCGGTCCAGGGCCCTTGCCCGGCTGTTCCCCGTCCCAGCCTCGACGCTCACGTTCTCGGTTCTGCGAGCCATAGCCACGACCCGGTCCTACCTGCCCTCTGCCCTGCTCGCCACGGTCCCAGCCCTGACGCTCACGTTCCCGGTTCTGCGGTCCGCCACCCCAGCCTGGACCTTCGCCACCCTTTCCCTGCGGTCCGCGGCCCCAACCCGGCTGCTCAAGCCTCGGCGGCTGAACGGGCTTCTCGACACGCCAGGGGCACGTCCGATCCTGGTCTGGGCCCATTCCCGGGCGTTCCGGGGCCTTCGCTGCCGGCTGGTCGGGCCGCTGGTAGGCTCTCAAGGCGTCGGTGACCAACCGCACGATAGCGTCGATGTTCTGGGCCTGCTCCCGCGGAGCAGGCGGCTTGTCTGCGAAAGCGAAGGTGCTCAGCGAAACGACGAAGATGCTCAAGGCGACGGGTGCTGCTCTTAGGATGCGCGGGTTCTTCACTGTCAGTCATCTCCTTCGTGGATCATCGTGATGTCTGTACAGTACCCCGCGCTCGTGAGCATCTTAGGTGAGCAGATATGAAGAACCTATGTGTATTACTCGGGCTGTCGCGAAGCCGTCCTTCGTGGCAGCGTGAGGGTGAAGAGCGATCCCTTCCCCGGCTCACTGGCTGCCCGGAGGTCGCCGCCATGGAGCTTTGCGATACTGCGAGCCAGGGTGAGGCCCAGGCCGGAGCCGCCTGTCGACCGAGTGCGCGAAGGGTCGGCGCGGTAGAAGCGGTCGAAGATCCGCGGCAAATCCTCCGGTGAGATGCCGACACCCCGATCGCGAACCTGAAGCGAGAGCTCCCCGGGATGGCAGGTCAGGCGGACCGTCACCGGAGCTCCCGCCGGGCTGTACTTGCACGCATTCACCAGCAGGTTGCGCACGGCCCTCTGGAACAGCTCGTCGTCCACCAGGGCGCTGCAGTCGACCTCCTCGGCGGGGAGCACAAGCTCGACCTTCGCCTCCGGGGAGGCTGAGGAGATGGCCTTGACCGCCTGCTGCACCGCCTCGCGCAGGTCCACCTCCTCCAGGGCCAGTTTCATCCCTCCGGCGTCCGAGGTCGCGAGAGTCTGCAGGTCCTGCACCAAGTCCACCAGGCGCATCGTCTCGCGGTGACACGCCTCCAGAGTCTCCTCGTCCGGGGCGAGGACGCCGTCCTGCATGCCCTCGAGGTAGCCGCGCACCGCCGACAGTGGGGTGCGCAGTTCGTGGGCGATGTCGGCGGTGAATTGCCTGCGCAGAACCTCCGCTTCCTGAAGCCGCTCGGCCATCGCGTCGAAGGCCCGGCCGAGCTGTCCGATCTCGTCTCTGCCCTTCAGGTTTGCTCGCACCGTCAGATCGCCGCTACCTAAGACCTCCGCCGACCGTGCCAGACGCCCGAGAGGGCGTGCCAGACTTCGGGCGACCAGCCAGCACGCCAGCACCACAAGCAGCGCTGAGGACAGCCCTGCTCGAAGAATGGAATCGTTGATCTGCCTGCGGAAATCAGCCTCTGCCGGCGACATACCCCACATCGGCCCGGCCAGACGTGCATAGGCTGTACCCACGCGCCTGCCGGAGACCTGGATGGGGATCGTCACCTCCGGCCGGCCCCGGTGGAAGTCTGGCCTGCCTGCTCGCATCACTTCCTTGCCGGTGTCGTCGACGACGATCACATCGTCGGGGCCCATCCCGCGACGCCGGCCGTCTGGTCTGGGTGGCTGAGTGGGCCAGCCACCGTTCTCCCTGTACAGCGCGGCAAGGTCGTCCGCGATCGCCGACCTGCGTTGCTGCTGTCCACGACCCAGGTAGTCCGTGAAGCGCCGATCGAGGAGGAAGTTGACCAGCCCGCCGAGGAGCATCACCGACAGGACCGAGAGCATGCCGAAGGACAAGGCCAGCCTAGACGCGATCCTCATGGTCGCTCACCACGAGCTTGTAGCCCACGCCGAAAACCGTCTTGATGCAGTCGCACCCGAACAGCTTGCGGCGCAGGTTCTTGATGTGGACGTCGATGTTGCGCTCGTAGCCCTCATAGTCGGTGTCGTAGACGG
Above is a genomic segment from Armatimonadia bacterium containing:
- a CDS encoding ATP-binding protein, whose product is MRIASRLALSFGMLSVLSVMLLGGLVNFLLDRRFTDYLGRGQQQRRSAIADDLAALYRENGGWPTQPPRPDGRRRGMGPDDVIVVDDTGKEVMRAGRPDFHRGRPEVTIPIQVSGRRVGTAYARLAGPMWGMSPAEADFRRQINDSILRAGLSSALLVVLACWLVARSLARPLGRLARSAEVLGSGDLTVRANLKGRDEIGQLGRAFDAMAERLQEAEVLRRQFTADIAHELRTPLSAVRGYLEGMQDGVLAPDEETLEACHRETMRLVDLVQDLQTLATSDAGGMKLALEEVDLREAVQQAVKAISSASPEAKVELVLPAEEVDCSALVDDELFQRAVRNLLVNACKYSPAGAPVTVRLTCHPGELSLQVRDRGVGISPEDLPRIFDRFYRADPSRTRSTGGSGLGLTLARSIAKLHGGDLRAASEPGKGSLFTLTLPRRTASRQPE